The proteins below come from a single Acidobacteriota bacterium genomic window:
- a CDS encoding thiamine pyrophosphate-dependent enzyme, with protein MTKDVLLGDEAVALGAVHAGLSAAYSYPGTPASEIMEFLVRPPVESRPYVAAWSINEKVAFEEALGASYAGKRAMVSFKHVGLNVAADPFMNSAMTGANGGLVVVSADDPGMHSSQNEQDSRFYARFARIFCYEPSDHQEAYDMTREAFDLSERLGLPVMIRLVTRLSHSRSPVETRTARPQNPLRLGEAKDWTLLPVNARRRFALLIDRQAEMVEIADASPFNTLELNPESTDLGVLASGIAWNYVREALRDAPRRPSLLKIGTFPPPEKLIRKLFAHVQNVLVAEDGYPLIEESLSGFFGVPGKTVKGKLSGDLPATGELSPDILRSALGLEPLASHPAPSVPLAARPPQLCAGCPHADTFKALNKALEGVSPAGVFSDIGCYTLGALPPYNAIHTCVCMGASIGMAKGAADAGLHPAVAVIGDSTFAHSGITPLVTAAAANTRMTVFILDNGTTAMTGGQPSFGTGESLLRIIEGAGVLRERIRTITPLPKFLETNTAVIREEIEHDGLSVIVAVRECVVEARKRS; from the coding sequence ATGACCAAAGACGTCCTTCTCGGGGATGAAGCCGTCGCTCTCGGCGCCGTCCATGCCGGCCTCTCGGCCGCCTATTCCTATCCCGGAACTCCGGCCTCGGAAATCATGGAGTTTCTCGTGCGTCCGCCCGTTGAATCCCGGCCCTATGTCGCCGCCTGGTCCATCAACGAAAAGGTGGCCTTCGAAGAAGCTCTCGGCGCGTCTTACGCCGGAAAGAGAGCCATGGTCTCCTTCAAGCACGTCGGCCTCAATGTCGCCGCCGACCCCTTTATGAACTCGGCCATGACAGGGGCGAACGGAGGGCTCGTCGTCGTGAGCGCGGACGATCCCGGCATGCACAGTTCGCAGAACGAACAGGACAGCCGGTTTTATGCCCGCTTCGCCCGGATTTTCTGTTATGAACCCTCGGACCACCAGGAAGCCTATGATATGACCCGGGAGGCCTTCGACCTGTCGGAGCGTCTGGGCCTGCCCGTCATGATCCGGCTCGTGACCCGGTTGAGCCACAGCCGCTCGCCGGTCGAGACCCGGACGGCCCGCCCGCAAAATCCGCTCCGCCTCGGCGAAGCGAAGGACTGGACGCTTCTTCCGGTAAACGCCCGCCGCCGATTCGCCCTTCTGATCGACCGCCAGGCTGAAATGGTCGAAATCGCCGACGCCTCGCCCTTCAACACGCTGGAACTCAACCCCGAGTCAACCGATCTCGGAGTTCTCGCCTCCGGGATCGCCTGGAACTATGTCCGGGAAGCTCTTCGAGACGCTCCCCGGCGACCCTCTCTTCTCAAAATCGGAACATTCCCGCCGCCTGAAAAACTTATCCGGAAACTCTTCGCCCATGTTCAAAACGTTCTCGTGGCCGAAGACGGATATCCCCTGATCGAAGAGTCTCTTTCCGGGTTCTTCGGCGTTCCCGGGAAAACCGTCAAGGGAAAACTCAGCGGAGATCTACCCGCGACGGGAGAGCTTTCCCCCGACATTCTGAGGTCGGCTCTGGGGCTTGAGCCGCTCGCGTCGCATCCGGCGCCGTCCGTTCCCCTAGCCGCGCGGCCGCCCCAGCTCTGCGCCGGCTGTCCCCATGCCGATACTTTTAAAGCCCTCAACAAAGCCCTGGAGGGCGTGTCGCCGGCCGGAGTCTTCAGCGACATCGGCTGCTATACGCTCGGCGCCCTGCCGCCCTACAATGCCATCCACACCTGCGTCTGCATGGGCGCCAGCATCGGCATGGCCAAGGGTGCCGCGGATGCCGGACTCCATCCGGCCGTCGCCGTGATCGGCGATTCGACCTTCGCCCACTCCGGAATCACTCCTCTCGTCACGGCCGCCGCCGCGAACACCCGGATGACGGTGTTCATCCTGGACAACGGGACGACGGCCATGACCGGCGGTCAGCCGAGCTTCGGAACGGGAGAAAGCCTTCTCCGCATCATCGAGGGGGCCGGCGTTCTCCGGGAGCGCATCCGGACGATCACGCCCCTGCCCAAATTTCTCGAAACCAACACGGCGGTCATCCGGGAAGAGATCGAACATGACGGGCTGTCCGTCATCGTCGCCGTCCGCGAATGCGTCGTCGAAGCCCGAAAAAGGAGCTGA
- a CDS encoding dynamin family protein, giving the protein MQSAALFVIVGEVKAGKSSFINALLGEEICEVAPDPCTAGIQELVYGEERTKTPLGDHWERIGLPQDVLKDVSIVDTPGINSIIRNYQTITENYLPQSDLVLFVFPAKNPHTAAAWELLTLIRKEWHRKVVFILQQADLATPLELATNRERVRQYARERNVQNPTVFIVSAKREFEGALDSGFAEFRRFLGHAVETGDAWRMKMEGTRDTAEKIVGRLLERLRRDQAAIEDDRAFYGQLLDGVDARREKADALRRLAVDSLCVTYDRLSSKLEQDFADGLRIGTVLRRAIPFLRDKDVKTWLKELQSQFESVSKVEIDTESLRVSKDMADEISSMFTALMETIARRQSLVMKDGSVKDPDRHEILSLLQQKLRDLRIADIVGDKGIQGSDIGKLTLAGGGLAALGAVIALATHLAVLDITGGILALAGAGLVAVTLLWKRTSMIREVSQQLRRSRNEFRDRLDKEIARIFDKLFIETEHRLKEPLSGLNNTAALFASLVEESERIMKLIESISSG; this is encoded by the coding sequence TTGCAGTCCGCCGCTCTTTTCGTCATCGTCGGCGAAGTGAAGGCCGGGAAAAGCAGTTTCATCAATGCGCTTCTCGGTGAAGAAATCTGCGAAGTCGCTCCCGACCCCTGCACGGCCGGCATTCAGGAATTGGTTTATGGGGAAGAGCGGACGAAGACACCCCTCGGAGATCATTGGGAAAGGATCGGCTTGCCTCAAGACGTTTTGAAGGATGTCTCCATTGTCGATACGCCTGGAATCAATTCGATTATTCGCAACTATCAAACGATAACAGAAAATTATTTGCCCCAAAGCGACCTTGTCCTGTTTGTGTTTCCGGCGAAGAATCCCCATACGGCCGCCGCTTGGGAACTCCTGACCCTGATTCGTAAAGAATGGCACCGCAAGGTGGTCTTCATTCTTCAGCAAGCCGACCTTGCGACACCACTTGAACTCGCCACCAACCGGGAGCGCGTGCGGCAGTATGCGAGGGAGAGAAACGTCCAGAATCCAACGGTCTTTATCGTTTCGGCGAAACGGGAATTTGAGGGGGCGTTGGACAGCGGCTTCGCGGAGTTCAGACGGTTCCTGGGCCATGCCGTCGAGACAGGGGATGCCTGGAGAATGAAAATGGAAGGCACGCGAGACACGGCCGAAAAGATCGTCGGTCGTCTGCTTGAGCGCCTTCGGCGTGACCAAGCGGCCATAGAGGACGACAGAGCGTTTTACGGGCAGTTGCTGGACGGGGTGGACGCTCGCCGCGAGAAGGCCGACGCGCTCAGGCGCTTGGCGGTGGACAGTCTCTGTGTGACTTATGATCGGCTTTCCTCCAAGCTGGAACAGGACTTTGCTGATGGATTGCGCATTGGAACCGTTTTGCGCCGGGCGATCCCTTTCCTTAGAGACAAGGATGTCAAGACATGGCTGAAGGAACTTCAATCCCAATTTGAAAGCGTTTCAAAAGTGGAGATCGACACGGAATCATTGCGGGTGTCGAAGGACATGGCCGATGAAATATCGTCGATGTTCACTGCGCTGATGGAGACCATTGCCCGCCGTCAAAGCCTCGTCATGAAAGACGGTTCCGTGAAAGATCCCGACCGGCACGAAATTCTCTCGCTCTTGCAACAGAAACTCCGGGATCTTCGTATCGCGGACATCGTCGGCGACAAGGGAATTCAGGGGTCGGATATCGGAAAACTGACGCTGGCCGGCGGGGGATTGGCCGCCCTCGGCGCGGTCATTGCTTTGGCCACACATCTGGCGGTTCTGGACATTACCGGCGGCATCCTGGCGCTGGCGGGAGCCGGTCTTGTTGCCGTGACATTGTTATGGAAGCGGACGAGCATGATTCGCGAAGTTTCGCAGCAATTGAGGAGGTCGCGAAATGAGTTCCGCGATCGGTTGGACAAGGAGATTGCGCGAATCTTCGATAAGCTGTTCATCGAAACAGAACATCGGCTGAAAGAACCGCTTTCGGGCCTCAACAACACGGCGGCCCTGTTCGCATCTCTTGTCGAGGAATCGGAGCGGATCATGAAGCTGATCGAATCCATCTCTTCCGGTTGA